The following are from one region of the Variovorax sp. V213 genome:
- a CDS encoding murein transglycosylase A codes for MYTQSPIFISALRWVAAAAAVLAAGCANTPPASNTDVNANATAAAPDTTAASAGTSRPASTGASVAGQARTFSTQLATYTSVSFDAVPGWARDDFSESWPAFLGSCKVLTGRGAEWKDVCARALRIDSRNSTAIRAFFEQEFSAYQIRDDDRKPDGVVTGYFEPEIPGSRQYAAPFIYPVYGQPEDMLFADVRKLPAGNGTVAARVEGRNVVVQTGLSTRDMGAPGLYALDLSALTRDTLDRKVRLRIEGKQLLPYYTREEIETKGAPNARVLAFVSSATALYEMQIQGSGRIKLANGDIIRVAYAEQNGQPFRPTLAQATNGKPLTPVKVRGSSIELQLDDGDDDDDVGGTSTSTIRTRGFTLARPVASGAVVVPGRRAAGPVIGSGIKDPSYVFFKESPSPSGGPVGAFGVPLSAGRSIAVDPRSTPLGYPVFVSTRAPGTGAPMQRLTIAQDTGGAIRGAVRADYFFGNGQQAATNARRMKERGQLWILLPRGLAVASAAVSSAIRTRGGPVGAGLPQCLVPTEGVCVDD; via the coding sequence ATGTACACGCAGTCGCCGATTTTCATTTCCGCCCTTCGCTGGGTTGCCGCCGCCGCGGCCGTGCTTGCGGCGGGCTGCGCCAACACGCCGCCGGCGTCCAACACCGACGTCAACGCCAACGCAACTGCCGCTGCTCCCGACACCACGGCGGCATCGGCAGGCACATCGCGGCCGGCCTCCACCGGCGCGAGCGTGGCCGGCCAGGCGCGCACCTTCTCGACCCAGCTGGCCACCTACACCTCGGTCAGCTTCGATGCCGTGCCCGGCTGGGCGCGCGACGATTTCTCCGAGAGCTGGCCCGCCTTCCTTGGCAGCTGCAAGGTGCTCACCGGCCGCGGCGCCGAATGGAAGGATGTGTGCGCGCGGGCCCTCAGGATCGACAGCAGGAACAGCACTGCCATTCGCGCCTTCTTCGAACAGGAGTTCTCGGCCTACCAGATCCGCGACGACGACCGCAAGCCCGATGGCGTGGTCACCGGCTATTTCGAACCCGAGATCCCGGGCAGCCGGCAGTACGCGGCGCCGTTCATCTATCCGGTCTACGGCCAGCCCGAAGACATGCTGTTTGCCGACGTGCGCAAGTTGCCGGCAGGAAACGGCACCGTGGCGGCGCGTGTCGAAGGCCGCAACGTGGTGGTGCAGACCGGGCTCAGCACGCGCGACATGGGCGCGCCGGGTCTCTATGCGCTCGACCTCTCGGCCCTCACGCGCGACACGCTCGACCGCAAGGTCCGCCTGCGCATCGAGGGCAAGCAGTTGCTGCCCTACTACACACGCGAAGAGATCGAGACCAAGGGCGCGCCCAATGCCAGGGTGCTGGCCTTCGTGAGCAGCGCCACCGCGCTCTACGAAATGCAGATCCAGGGTTCGGGCCGCATCAAGCTGGCCAACGGCGACATCATTCGCGTGGCCTACGCCGAGCAGAACGGCCAGCCCTTCCGTCCCACGCTGGCGCAGGCCACCAACGGAAAGCCCCTCACCCCGGTCAAGGTGCGCGGCTCGTCCATCGAGCTGCAGCTCGACGACGGCGACGATGACGACGACGTCGGCGGCACCTCGACCAGCACCATCCGCACGCGCGGCTTCACGCTTGCACGGCCCGTCGCCAGCGGCGCGGTCGTGGTGCCGGGGCGGCGCGCAGCCGGGCCGGTCATCGGCTCCGGCATCAAGGACCCGAGCTACGTGTTCTTCAAGGAGTCGCCGTCGCCTTCGGGCGGGCCGGTGGGTGCGTTCGGCGTGCCGCTTTCGGCGGGCCGCTCGATCGCGGTGGATCCGCGCAGCACGCCGCTCGGCTATCCGGTGTTCGTCTCCACCCGCGCGCCCGGCACCGGCGCGCCCATGCAGCGGCTGACCATTGCGCAGGACACCGGCGGTGCCATCCGCGGCGCGGTGCGGGCCGACTATTTCTTCGGCAACGGCCAGCAGGCCGCCACCAACGCGCGCCGCATGAAGGAACGCGGCCAGCTCTGGATCCTGCTGCCGCGCGGCCTGGCCGTGGCCTCGGCGGCGGTGTCCTCGGCCATCCGCACGCGCGGCGGTCCGGTGGGCGCCGGCCTGCCGCAATGCCTGGTTCCGACCGAAGGCGTGTGCGTGGACGACTAG
- a CDS encoding protein kinase: protein MTDANTPPEDDRTQVMSRPAPQPAGNEDTSATVITANPTSLSNVPVTSPATEANEAGLLPVGSRLAEFEITRVVGQGGFGVVYEAWDHTLERVVAIKEYLPTSLSTRQQDGTVVPLSERHRETFDLGMRSFINEARLLAQFDHPSLLKVYRFWQERGTTYMVMPFYRGDTLRQALVSIPAGVDEAWLIRIMDGVTQALAVMHNANCYHRDIAPDNIILLEGSGRPVVLDFGAARRVITDKTQAITVILKPGYAPIEQYAEMPDMSQGAWTDVYALAAVMHVAVCGRAPPPSVARLLSDSYVPLAGNEILRQRYSLRLLQAIDSGLGVRPESRPQSMAEFRAALDLEVGHSVAPTPRTTPPGSGARTHSNADLPTTIGRGKAPAPAPAPGAGTSGKNGKAVAALASVAVLAAVAGGGWWWYQGRTAGAEGDGGKQVAVATPPPPPEPRVTQAPPAPPPPPPPTPRTPLESLQSLAAGAAPGFDVTATPKKPEVAIGKDKLAFEVRSKREGFVYVFLLSSGGEMFLLFPNLLDKYNKITANSPLSLPRASWPMDAGGPAGTNQFAVLVSQHERDFSASGMQNDGVFPQFPLPVLAALEASRGTGPSPLLGKPACAPNTPCNDVYGVANFKIVEK from the coding sequence ATGACCGACGCAAACACGCCTCCAGAAGACGACCGTACGCAGGTCATGTCGAGGCCAGCCCCACAACCCGCGGGCAACGAAGACACGTCAGCCACCGTCATCACGGCAAACCCGACCAGCCTGTCCAACGTCCCCGTCACCAGCCCCGCCACGGAAGCCAACGAAGCCGGCCTCCTCCCCGTAGGCAGCCGCCTCGCAGAATTCGAAATCACCAGAGTCGTGGGCCAGGGCGGCTTCGGCGTCGTCTACGAGGCCTGGGACCACACGCTTGAGCGCGTCGTCGCCATCAAGGAATACCTGCCGACGTCGCTCTCGACCCGGCAGCAGGACGGCACGGTGGTCCCGCTCTCCGAGCGGCACCGCGAAACCTTCGATCTCGGCATGCGCAGCTTCATCAACGAGGCCCGCCTGCTCGCGCAGTTCGACCATCCCTCGCTGCTGAAGGTCTACCGTTTCTGGCAGGAGCGCGGCACCACCTACATGGTGATGCCGTTCTACCGCGGCGACACGCTGCGCCAGGCGCTGGTGTCCATTCCCGCGGGGGTGGACGAGGCATGGTTGATCCGCATCATGGACGGCGTGACGCAGGCGCTGGCGGTGATGCACAACGCCAACTGCTACCACCGCGACATCGCGCCCGACAACATCATCCTGCTCGAAGGCTCCGGCCGGCCGGTGGTGCTCGACTTCGGTGCCGCGCGCCGCGTGATCACCGACAAGACGCAGGCGATCACCGTCATCCTGAAGCCCGGCTACGCGCCGATCGAGCAGTACGCCGAAATGCCCGACATGTCGCAGGGCGCGTGGACCGACGTCTACGCGCTGGCGGCAGTGATGCACGTGGCCGTCTGCGGCCGCGCGCCGCCGCCTTCGGTGGCGCGGCTGTTGTCCGACAGCTATGTGCCGCTGGCGGGCAACGAGATCCTGCGCCAGCGCTACAGCCTGCGGCTCCTGCAGGCGATCGATTCTGGCCTGGGCGTGCGGCCCGAGTCGCGGCCGCAGTCGATGGCCGAGTTCCGCGCCGCGCTCGACCTGGAGGTGGGCCACAGCGTCGCGCCAACGCCGCGCACCACGCCGCCGGGCTCGGGTGCGCGGACCCACAGCAACGCCGACCTGCCGACGACGATCGGCCGCGGCAAGGCGCCTGCGCCGGCACCCGCTCCGGGCGCGGGCACGAGCGGAAAGAACGGCAAGGCCGTGGCCGCCCTGGCCTCGGTGGCCGTGCTGGCCGCCGTGGCCGGTGGCGGCTGGTGGTGGTACCAGGGCCGCACGGCGGGCGCGGAGGGCGACGGCGGCAAGCAGGTCGCGGTTGCAACACCGCCGCCGCCGCCCGAGCCCCGCGTGACCCAGGCGCCCCCAGCACCGCCGCCGCCTCCGCCGCCAACACCCCGCACGCCGCTCGAATCGCTGCAGTCGCTTGCCGCGGGCGCGGCGCCGGGTTTCGACGTGACGGCCACGCCGAAGAAGCCCGAGGTGGCGATCGGCAAGGACAAGCTGGCCTTCGAGGTCCGCAGCAAGCGCGAGGGTTTCGTCTACGTGTTCCTGCTGTCGAGCGGCGGAGAGATGTTCCTGCTGTTCCCCAACCTGCTCGACAAGTACAACAAGATCACCGCGAACAGCCCGCTGTCGCTGCCGCGCGCCTCATGGCCGATGGATGCGGGCGGTCCGGCCGGCACCAACCAGTTCGCGGTGCTCGTCAGCCAGCACGAGCGCGACTTCAGCGCCTCGGGCATGCAGAACGACGGCGTGTTTCCGCAGTTTCCGCTGCCCGTGCTGGCGGCGCTCGAAGCCAGCCGCGGCACGGGGCCGTCGCCCTTGCTGGGCAAGCCCGCGTGCGCGCCCAACACCCCATGCAACGACGTCTACGGCGTCGCGAATTTCAAAATCGTCGAGAAGTAA
- the tagF gene encoding type VI secretion system-associated protein TagF: protein MSDVATSSSSSSSVFASSSDALPGWFGKLPGMGDFAHRRLPESFRSVWDQWLQRGLARLKDRHADWTAHYLEAPIWCFALGPQVAGEGAWIGVLMPSVDGVGRYFPFTMAVELDVSVGEVLRGDALQVALRWWSQGTRAALEGLEGDLDALRFDAVLQRVFVADVGDVRVGAVESLVLPGAGGSLWMGDPGAEETVRIVVAGLPLDGQFEALFVGGGE from the coding sequence GTGAGCGACGTGGCGACTTCTTCCTCTTCCTCCTCTTCTGTCTTCGCTTCTTCTTCGGACGCGCTGCCGGGATGGTTCGGCAAGTTGCCGGGCATGGGGGACTTTGCGCATCGGCGCCTGCCCGAGTCGTTCCGTTCGGTGTGGGACCAGTGGCTGCAGCGCGGGTTGGCGCGGCTGAAGGACCGGCATGCCGACTGGACGGCGCATTACCTGGAGGCGCCGATCTGGTGCTTTGCCTTGGGGCCGCAGGTTGCCGGAGAGGGCGCGTGGATCGGTGTGTTGATGCCTTCGGTCGATGGCGTGGGGCGGTACTTTCCGTTCACTATGGCTGTCGAGCTTGATGTTTCCGTGGGCGAGGTGCTGCGGGGGGATGCGCTGCAAGTTGCGTTGCGCTGGTGGTCGCAGGGCACGCGGGCTGCACTCGAAGGGCTTGAGGGGGATCTGGATGCGCTGCGGTTCGATGCCGTGTTGCAACGGGTGTTTGTTGCCGATGTTGGTGATGTGCGCGTTGGGGCGGTGGAGTCGCTGGTTTTGCCGGGGGCGGGGGGGTCGTTGTGGATGGGCGATCCGGGCGCTGAAGAGACTGTTCGAATAGTTGTGGCTGGGTTGCCTTTGGATGGGCAGTTCGAGGCTTTGTTTGTTGGGGGTGGGGAATGA
- the tssM gene encoding type VI secretion system membrane subunit TssM has product MIKKIFGFLFSPVLLTILALVIVALLIWWIGPLVKIGAWAPLESELARALLIGAIVLIVVLRALYRRWRARRASQHLTDGLMKAPAAKTDAPVNGEQKILDTRFSEAVSTLKQMRLHAAGKKPGWRDWLSISGGSYLYDLPWYVFIGAPGAGKTTALVNSGLSFPLAEKFGPGAIRGVGGTRNCDWWFTDEAVLIDTAGRYTTQDSHQSEDKSAWEGFLGLLKKARPRRPLNGVFLTVSVADLLSQGPEQRTQLAASIRARLLELDSKLTTRLPVYVLVTKSDLLYGFTDYFDDLGKEQRAQVFGFTLPADENVQADDKGLSTAFQREFALLHNRVNDGLISRMQRETDGTRRAAIFGFPAQFGSIGSMLSDLLDQVFTGSRFAQPPWVRGVYFTSGTQEGSPIDRVMGSLARSFGIERAMLAPQKSSGRSYFLTALLREVVFPEQRLAGANVKLERRRHALRVAGVAAMTLVTLALLASWGYSTLQNVNYLKSVEARVEPARQNLAALPSRVQNLVEVAPVLQGLRDIWKTPDNRQGDEPLSMTLGLYQGDKLDAAAMLTHQRALNDAFLPQIAKRIEDQLRTAQKDNLEYTYEALKSYLMLYQPEHFDAEALKAWITLDWARSLDRGIPEDQRKALEDQLDVLIAQGPPRSPLKMDENLVRSVRAVLASYPLEQRVFSRLKRQRATKDIPAFSIATAAGPSAPLVFERISGKPLTEGVPGMFTYDGYHKRFQNEVTVLTGLLAQEDPWVLGQDRSATDRMRDVAALGALTDRVRRLYLAEYVKVWETLLADVRLIRANGLEKNIEAARILSGVGSPLANFLRAVVKETTLIPADQPKDVVSKATATVANTRKGLEDLFGGDPNKAVASGKRIESIVDDRFEPLRRLVTPAAPNQPAPIDDALKLFNEVYVYLNAVDTAVKGRTSPPPGDVAGKLKSDAGRLPEPVRTMVENLSQSGAAQAQVAERGNLSQDLRPVTEFCNRAIAGRYPFVGNSKRDVLPEDFGQMFGPGGLMDDFFQKRLAALVDTSTRPWRYKPVAERGAVTTQAIAQFERAARIKDIFFRGGGRGPSMRLDFKPVEMDAGITQFILDVDGQLVKYAHGPVVPMAVQWPGPKGSNQVRIQVSPPSTTGSSGSAVDGPWALFRALDDGQLEAGDAPEKFFITFQVGPRKTRFEVTTNSVQHPIRLKELREFSCPEGL; this is encoded by the coding sequence ATGATCAAGAAAATCTTCGGCTTCCTGTTCAGCCCGGTGCTGCTGACCATCCTGGCGCTGGTCATCGTCGCGCTGCTGATCTGGTGGATCGGCCCGCTGGTGAAGATCGGTGCGTGGGCGCCGCTCGAGAGCGAGCTTGCGCGCGCGCTGCTGATCGGCGCCATCGTGCTCATCGTGGTGCTGCGTGCGCTCTACCGCCGCTGGCGCGCGCGCCGTGCGAGCCAGCACCTGACCGACGGCCTCATGAAGGCGCCGGCCGCCAAGACCGACGCGCCCGTCAACGGCGAACAGAAGATCCTCGACACGCGCTTCAGCGAAGCCGTGTCCACGCTCAAGCAGATGCGCCTGCATGCGGCCGGCAAGAAGCCCGGCTGGCGCGACTGGCTTTCCATTTCCGGCGGCAGCTACCTGTATGACCTGCCGTGGTACGTCTTCATCGGCGCGCCCGGCGCGGGCAAGACCACGGCGCTGGTCAACTCGGGTCTTTCGTTTCCGCTGGCAGAGAAGTTCGGCCCCGGCGCCATCCGCGGCGTGGGCGGCACGCGCAACTGCGACTGGTGGTTCACCGACGAGGCCGTGCTCATCGACACTGCCGGCCGCTACACCACGCAGGACAGCCACCAATCGGAAGACAAGAGCGCATGGGAAGGGTTCCTGGGTCTCTTGAAGAAGGCGCGCCCGCGCCGCCCGCTGAACGGCGTGTTCCTGACAGTGAGCGTGGCCGACCTGCTGAGCCAGGGCCCCGAGCAGCGCACGCAGCTGGCCGCGTCCATTCGCGCGCGGCTGCTCGAGCTCGATTCGAAACTCACCACGCGGTTGCCGGTTTACGTGCTCGTCACCAAGAGCGACTTGCTCTACGGCTTTACCGACTACTTCGACGACCTCGGCAAGGAGCAGCGCGCGCAGGTGTTCGGCTTCACGCTGCCGGCCGACGAAAACGTGCAGGCCGACGACAAGGGGCTTTCCACCGCCTTCCAGCGCGAGTTTGCGCTGCTGCACAACCGCGTCAACGACGGGCTCATTTCGCGCATGCAGCGCGAGACCGATGGCACGCGGCGCGCCGCGATCTTCGGCTTTCCGGCGCAGTTCGGTTCCATCGGCTCGATGCTGTCCGACCTGCTCGACCAGGTGTTCACCGGCTCGCGCTTCGCGCAGCCGCCGTGGGTGCGCGGCGTGTACTTCACCAGCGGCACGCAGGAAGGCAGCCCGATCGACCGCGTGATGGGCAGCCTTGCGCGCAGCTTCGGCATCGAGCGCGCCATGCTCGCGCCGCAGAAATCGAGCGGCCGCAGCTACTTTCTCACCGCGCTGCTGCGCGAGGTGGTGTTTCCCGAGCAGCGCCTGGCCGGTGCCAACGTGAAGCTCGAGCGCCGGCGCCATGCCCTGCGCGTGGCCGGCGTGGCGGCCATGACGCTGGTCACGCTCGCGCTGCTTGCGAGCTGGGGCTACAGCACGCTGCAGAACGTCAATTACCTGAAGTCGGTCGAGGCGCGTGTCGAGCCCGCGCGCCAGAACCTCGCGGCCCTGCCTTCGCGGGTGCAGAACCTGGTCGAGGTGGCACCCGTGCTGCAGGGCCTGCGCGACATCTGGAAAACGCCTGACAACCGGCAGGGCGACGAGCCGCTGTCGATGACGCTCGGCCTCTACCAGGGCGACAAGCTCGACGCCGCCGCCATGCTCACGCACCAGCGCGCGCTCAACGACGCCTTCCTGCCGCAGATCGCCAAGCGCATCGAAGACCAGCTGCGCACCGCGCAGAAGGACAACCTCGAGTACACGTACGAGGCGCTCAAGAGCTACCTCATGCTCTATCAGCCCGAGCACTTCGATGCCGAGGCGCTCAAGGCCTGGATCACTCTCGACTGGGCGCGCAGCCTGGACCGCGGCATTCCCGAAGACCAGCGCAAGGCGCTCGAAGACCAGCTCGACGTGCTCATCGCCCAAGGCCCGCCGCGTTCGCCGCTCAAGATGGACGAGAACCTGGTGCGCAGCGTGCGCGCCGTGCTCGCGAGCTATCCGCTGGAGCAGCGCGTGTTCAGCCGCCTGAAGCGCCAGCGTGCCACCAAGGACATTCCGGCCTTCAGCATCGCCACCGCCGCGGGCCCCTCGGCGCCGCTGGTGTTCGAGCGCATCAGCGGCAAGCCGCTGACCGAAGGCGTGCCGGGCATGTTCACCTACGACGGCTATCACAAGCGCTTCCAGAATGAAGTGACGGTGCTCACCGGCCTGCTCGCGCAGGAGGACCCGTGGGTGCTCGGGCAAGACCGCAGCGCCACCGACCGGATGCGCGACGTGGCCGCCCTCGGCGCGCTGACCGATCGCGTGCGCCGGCTCTACCTGGCGGAATACGTCAAGGTGTGGGAAACGCTGCTGGCCGACGTGCGGCTGATTCGCGCCAACGGGCTCGAGAAGAACATCGAGGCCGCGCGCATCCTCTCGGGCGTGGGTTCTCCGCTGGCGAACTTCCTGCGCGCGGTCGTGAAGGAAACCACGCTCATTCCGGCCGACCAGCCCAAGGATGTGGTGAGCAAGGCCACGGCCACGGTCGCCAACACCCGCAAGGGCCTGGAAGACCTGTTCGGCGGCGACCCGAACAAGGCGGTGGCCAGCGGCAAGCGCATCGAGAGCATCGTGGACGACCGCTTCGAGCCGCTGCGCCGTCTTGTCACCCCCGCCGCGCCGAACCAGCCTGCGCCCATCGACGATGCGCTCAAGCTTTTCAACGAGGTGTACGTGTACCTCAACGCCGTCGACACGGCCGTGAAGGGCCGCACCTCGCCGCCGCCCGGCGACGTGGCCGGCAAACTCAAGTCCGACGCCGGCCGCCTGCCCGAGCCGGTGCGCACGATGGTCGAGAACCTGAGCCAGTCGGGCGCGGCGCAGGCCCAGGTGGCCGAGCGCGGCAACCTGAGCCAGGACCTGCGTCCCGTGACCGAGTTCTGCAACCGCGCCATTGCGGGCCGCTATCCCTTCGTGGGCAACAGCAAGCGCGACGTGCTGCCCGAGGACTTCGGCCAGATGTTCGGCCCCGGCGGCCTGATGGACGACTTCTTCCAGAAGCGGCTGGCCGCGCTGGTCGACACCAGCACCCGGCCGTGGCGCTACAAGCCCGTGGCCGAGCGCGGCGCCGTCACCACGCAGGCGATTGCGCAGTTCGAGCGCGCCGCGCGCATCAAGGACATCTTCTTCCGCGGCGGCGGCCGCGGCCCTTCGATGCGGCTGGACTTCAAGCCGGTGGAGATGGACGCCGGCATCACGCAGTTCATTCTCGACGTGGACGGCCAGCTCGTGAAATACGCGCACGGCCCGGTGGTGCCCATGGCCGTGCAGTGGCCCGGCCCGAAGGGCAGCAACCAGGTGCGCATCCAGGTCAGCCCGCCTTCGACCACGGGCAGTTCGGGCTCGGCGGTCGATGGGCCATGGGCGCTGTTCCGCGCGCTCGACGACGGCCAGCTCGAAGCCGGCGATGCGCCCGAGAAATTCTTCATCACCTTCCAGGTCGGCCCGCGCAAGACGCGCTTCGAGGTGACGACGAACAGCGTGCAGCATCCGATCCGCTTGAAGGAACTGCGCGAGTTCTCCTGTCCGGAGGGGCTGTGA
- a CDS encoding DotU family type VI secretion system protein, which translates to MTTPDPFAAFESERTVIKPKPRTPAGTPPPAAAPAPFFGGADPTPAADVGEIGLLNPLVSAAGKLLVLTAKLRNLAQPPNVPALRASTAEAVNQFDAAARRAGVSNESVLAARYVLCTALDEAVANTPWGVQAGWNKQSLLVQFHNETWGGEKVFQLLAKLAQDVPTHRQLLELIYSVLALGFEGRYRVVDNGRAQLDSVRQRLADLIAKDRPPLEAELSPHWRGQGAGTVRLRESLPLWVFAAGFALLLALAWFGLRLTLNYRSDTTYAAVSGLRVPNIQIAPPAAPAKTPRLARFLEPEIKQGLVTVTDEADRSVVRLRGDSFFGSGSAEPMAASLPVLRRIGQALAEVKGEVLITGHSDNQPIRSLRYPSNWHLSAARADAVKGALTTLVDPARMRSDGKADAEPVAANDTPANRARNRRVDIVLLSEPDRVASAGVTK; encoded by the coding sequence ATGACTACACCCGATCCCTTCGCCGCTTTCGAGTCGGAGCGCACGGTCATCAAGCCCAAGCCGCGCACGCCGGCCGGTACGCCGCCGCCCGCTGCCGCGCCCGCGCCTTTCTTCGGCGGCGCCGATCCGACGCCCGCCGCCGATGTCGGCGAGATCGGGCTGCTCAACCCGCTGGTCTCGGCCGCGGGCAAGCTGCTGGTGCTTACGGCCAAGCTGCGCAATCTCGCGCAGCCGCCCAATGTGCCGGCCCTGCGCGCCTCCACAGCCGAAGCGGTGAACCAGTTCGACGCCGCCGCGCGCCGCGCCGGCGTCAGCAATGAGTCGGTGCTTGCCGCGCGCTATGTGCTGTGCACGGCGCTGGACGAGGCCGTGGCCAACACGCCCTGGGGCGTGCAGGCCGGCTGGAACAAGCAGAGCCTGCTGGTGCAGTTCCACAACGAGACCTGGGGCGGCGAGAAGGTGTTCCAGCTGCTCGCCAAGCTCGCGCAGGACGTGCCCACGCACCGCCAGCTGCTGGAGCTGATCTACAGTGTGCTCGCACTCGGCTTCGAGGGCCGCTACCGCGTGGTCGACAACGGCCGTGCGCAGCTCGACTCGGTGCGCCAGCGCCTGGCCGACCTGATTGCCAAGGATCGTCCGCCGCTCGAAGCCGAGCTTTCGCCGCATTGGCGCGGGCAGGGCGCAGGCACGGTGCGGCTGCGCGAATCGCTGCCGCTGTGGGTGTTCGCGGCCGGCTTTGCGCTGTTGCTTGCGCTGGCGTGGTTCGGCCTGCGGCTCACGCTCAATTACCGCTCCGACACCACCTATGCCGCCGTGTCGGGCCTGCGCGTGCCCAACATCCAGATCGCGCCGCCCGCCGCGCCGGCCAAGACGCCGCGGCTCGCGCGCTTTCTCGAGCCCGAGATCAAGCAGGGCCTCGTGACCGTGACCGACGAGGCCGACCGCAGCGTGGTGCGCCTGCGCGGCGATTCCTTCTTCGGCTCCGGCAGCGCCGAACCCATGGCGGCCTCGCTGCCGGTGCTGCGCCGCATCGGCCAGGCACTGGCCGAGGTGAAGGGCGAGGTGCTGATCACCGGCCACTCGGACAACCAGCCGATCCGCTCGCTGCGTTATCCGTCCAACTGGCATCTGTCGGCCGCGCGCGCCGATGCAGTGAAGGGCGCGCTCACCACGCTGGTCGATCCGGCGCGCATGCGCTCCGACGGCAAGGCCGACGCCGAGCCCGTGGCCGCCAACGACACGCCGGCCAACCGCGCGCGCAACCGGCGCGTGGACATCGTGCTGTTGTCCGAGCCGGACCGGGTCGCTTCGGCGGGAGTGACGAAATGA
- the tssK gene encoding type VI secretion system baseplate subunit TssK yields the protein MSWRTKVVWSEGMLLQPQHLQQSERHGDHARHVLLRSTTPYAWGFAEIEIDQAALTLGKLALVRAVGIFGDGTVFDMPAVDPLPEPIDIPPTMRDEAVMLALPLRRAGAREADAEEYEELVRHRVLESEVPDSNTAGERTAMLQLGQLHTRLMRASEATDAWTTLGVARVLERRVDNQVQLDRAMLPPLLDVAGHAVIRAWLDELLGLMRQRGEALAGRMTQGGTGGVAEIADFMLLQTVNRNEAIFAHLAKSAMLHPQHFFEHALGLAGDLASFRDSRRVARFGPYIHDDLALSFRPLMDDLRRSLSMVLEQSAIRIDLHDRKHGVRVAVVTDVELQRKATFVLAVNANMPSEALRARFPTQVKIGPVERIRDLVNLALPGVTLTPMPVAPRQIPFHTGANYFELETRNSDLWRQLEQSGGIAMHIAGDFPGLDLAFWAIRA from the coding sequence ATGAGTTGGCGAACAAAAGTGGTCTGGAGCGAGGGGATGCTGCTGCAGCCCCAGCACCTGCAGCAGAGCGAGCGTCATGGCGACCATGCGCGGCATGTGCTGTTGCGCTCCACCACGCCCTATGCCTGGGGCTTCGCGGAGATCGAGATCGATCAGGCCGCGCTCACGCTGGGCAAGCTGGCGCTGGTGCGCGCGGTGGGCATCTTCGGCGACGGCACGGTGTTCGACATGCCGGCGGTCGATCCGCTGCCCGAACCCATCGACATTCCGCCCACCATGCGCGACGAGGCCGTGATGCTGGCATTGCCGCTGCGCCGCGCCGGTGCCCGCGAGGCCGATGCCGAGGAATACGAAGAGCTGGTGCGCCACCGCGTGCTCGAGTCCGAGGTGCCCGACTCCAACACCGCCGGCGAGCGCACGGCCATGCTGCAGCTGGGCCAGCTTCATACGCGCCTGATGCGCGCCAGCGAAGCGACCGATGCCTGGACCACGCTGGGCGTGGCCCGTGTGCTCGAGCGCCGGGTCGACAACCAGGTGCAGCTCGACCGCGCCATGCTGCCGCCGCTGCTGGACGTGGCGGGCCATGCCGTGATCCGCGCCTGGCTCGACGAACTGCTGGGCCTCATGCGCCAGCGCGGCGAGGCACTGGCCGGCCGCATGACGCAGGGCGGCACTGGCGGCGTGGCCGAGATCGCCGACTTCATGCTGCTGCAAACGGTCAACCGCAATGAGGCGATCTTTGCGCACCTGGCCAAGAGCGCCATGCTGCACCCGCAGCACTTCTTCGAGCACGCGCTCGGGCTGGCCGGCGATCTGGCGAGCTTTCGCGATTCACGCCGCGTGGCGCGCTTCGGCCCCTACATCCACGACGACCTGGCGCTGAGTTTCCGCCCGCTGATGGACGACCTGCGGCGCAGCCTCTCGATGGTGCTGGAGCAGTCGGCCATCCGCATCGACCTGCACGACCGCAAGCACGGCGTGCGCGTGGCGGTGGTGACCGACGTCGAGCTGCAGCGCAAGGCGACCTTCGTGCTCGCGGTGAACGCCAACATGCCGAGCGAAGCGCTGCGTGCCCGCTTTCCCACGCAAGTCAAGATCGGCCCGGTCGAGCGCATCCGCGACCTGGTCAACCTGGCGCTGCCTGGCGTCACGCTCACGCCCATGCCGGTCGCGCCGCGCCAGATCCCTTTCCACACAGGCGCCAACTACTTCGAGCTCGAAACGCGCAATAGCGACCTGTGGCGCCAGCTGGAGCAATCGGGCGGCATCGCGATGCACATCGCGGGCGATTTTCCCGGCCTCGACCTCGCGTTCTGGGCAATCAGGGCCTAG